The region CCAACTGTAGTTTTATTTATGTCATATAATTTGACAAAATAGTAAGCCTATAGCTGGACCTGATAAaccttttttaattaatttaattacatttttaatgaTTAAACCAATAGAGCctgctctttttattttctaaatgtttttcAAACATTATTTGAACAAATAAGAAGTTGATGATATTTCAAACCAATGGGGTAATGCCATAGCAGATTCGGTTTAGTTATTGTCCGTGGACTGAAGATAATTCTTAGCATAGTGCTTCAATCCATTGTTCATAAAACCGTATTTCTACTTAGTCTGTTGTAGACTTTAAGAACAGTGTTTTATCAATTTTCAATATcatatgatatatattattgttatttaactATGAAAGTagtgtattttttatttgttttaaatcAAATAAAGAAATTGAAGACCATTTTATTACCATACCAGGTTGCTTGTAGCctacttatgtgtgtgttatatgaCCATGGTTCATTTGTTATCTTGAATAATGTACAATAGtttattaaataattaaaaaaattaatgttTGCTTTAAATTTATAAGAGCGTCGTCACTAAAGCGGCATCCGGTTCACGGGGCGTTTTAATGTCGTCACTACCGCTCTAACTGGCTCAAGAAACAGCAATAAAGTGTTGAAACAGTGAAAACAGAGATATATGCACAACTCCACGGTAGTCTAGGGCCACTGACACTTGAAAAATGTTTTCCCTTTCGATGACAGTCCAGCCCCAGGTAAACTCACTTTgtatttctgtttctgttgtgttgtgttgtgttgtgttgtgttgtgttagtaGGGGTCAGGGAGCTAGCTTCTGGAGTTAGCTATGTTTCGCTAGCTGATCATAATTGAAAGTTATGTCACATTATGACACCTCTTATTCTGATTTCCTCATTGAACTAAACGTTTGGCGTAGTTGTCAGctgtgttattgacattatTATAATCACAGTATTGGACAAGCTACTTATTGCCAGCTGATGCTAGTGTTATCTCAAGACTATCCCTCTGAACCCTTACATATCTATTTTATATATCTAACGTCCATTCACTGAGTGTTGACGTCTGGAGTATATCACTCCGgaaagtgttttatttatttaaagctgTTTGTGTAGGAGAGCACAGGTGACACTAACGTGTGTAATATTTAGGCCAAACCAAAGTACCAGCCACTGCCAGGCATGTCATGGTATCTTTGGCAGCGTTCATCACTTGTGTGTTGATGTCAAAGGTTCAGACTTtaatatgaacatccttactgtcccaacagcgatatattgtttcactttcttatgcCAAATGctcttattgtaagtcgcttttgataatagcgtctgctaaataccctaaTGCCTATGTAAATGTAATACATCATGTCGCCATGATTCCAGGTGACTGTTCCGTTGAGCCATCTGATCAACGTCCTCCACTCTCTGAAGAGCTCAGTGGGGAGCTACAGCGGGGCGTCCGTCAAGCCCAGTCAACACCAGGAAAACACGATCCAGTCAGAGGTACTGGTACTGCAGTTATATGACTGGATCGCCATGAAGGATGGCGTGTCTTCTGTTACATTCCAAAAAGCGAACAACACTTATGTCCAGTTGTTGAAACATCCGAAATTATTTGATTCTATTTGTGGATTGTCCTGAGCTTCACCTTTCACCTCTCACATGTGGCCCTGATTAAAAGGActgaaatgtaaatgtgacgtCTACCTCACACATTATATCGGTACCATGCACAAGCACATTGGCCATGACTAatatctactgtgtgtgtgtgtgtgtgtgtgtgtgtgtgtgtgtgtgtgtgtgtgtgtgtgtgtgtgtgtgtgtgtgtgtgtgtgtgtgtgtgcgtgcgcgtgtgtagcCTGTATGGAACCTGCGGGAGTTGGGCATCTCAGACCTGGGAGACCGACAGCTGGATGATCTTATAAACAATGTGTTACCTCGCCTCAACCAACATGCAGAGTCCAGCGCGTCCATCGGCCCAGCAGCTTGGCGGACCTCTCATCTCTCCACACACTCGTTCTTCTCAAACAAGCACGGTACAGTACAACCTCAAGGATTTGGTTTGGTAATAtaccaaaataaaagcataGAATCAATGATAGACGTTGTCAAAGTAACTGATCTAAAAGTTATTCTATTTATACAATGACATGGCTTTTCTCCTTCTGAAACCGCACAGAGGTGTCAGTGCTGTGTAGATATGTTTGAAACTGGATTGATATTATGAAATGCCAATGAATTATGGTTTGATGAGTTGCTTTCTACTAGCCGCACTACTAGCCGCACATCATGTTATGCATGTGCAATAATTATGGCTGACACCTTCTAATCAGTAAGTAAATTGGTTTGCTGACATCCTGCCATATGACCAATTGGTCAGCGGTTGGAAAAACGCTTGTTTTACTTCAAAAGGGTAACGCTGCGTCTTAATCTTAATCCATTATTTTTGGGGGCGGGAGGGACATTTGAAGGCCGATGTATTTTTCTTgaaaaacacacgcgcacacgcacacacacacacacacacaacttgaaCTGGCCCAACCTAATGGAGACTGCTAGTCCTAATGTAGTGAACATCTTCTCGGCCCCAAACTAATTGACACCATTTCAAAGAAGACGTCAGTGTTGCAGAAATTTGTTAAAAATAACAACTCAGTAAGCAGGCATCATCTAAAAAATATTACATTCTCTTTTATTTCTTGTCTGGGATAATCATGTTAACTTTAGGGTTTAACGCTTGATAGGCTGTTGGTGTTTTTCCACAATTCTATACCTCCCCGGCAGTGGTCGACCTGGCAGCCCAGCACGGCTGGGATTTGCATTTCCGTTACAATCGAGCTTTCCGCTTGAAGGGCTATCTTTCACTGATGATGCTTTTGTCTTGAGTCGATGACAAAACAACACGTACACGTTTATTGCTTGTGTTAAATCAGATTGGTTCATTTAAGACACATTTAATGTATTTGGGTTGCTTCAGACGGATGATAACACACAGTTTATTTATTCAGTTTGAAATTCAATATTCCCCCTATTTTACTTCCTAATCTCAATAGCTCATTGAGAGCCAATTTTTTCAGTTTAGACCTGTTTACACATCGACATTGTGTCAACATGCTCGATGTCTCATTTAATATTGATATTGGCGATCTGTATCTAAAGTATTGTCCATTCTTTACATTAAGAGTACATAACAAGCTATTTTGTTTTGCGAGGGAATATTGTCAAACTAACCACTTCAACTAAAACTtaattaataattgtaattaGACTCAtaggaataaacaaatataaagaatCAAGCTTTTGAGAACCCTAGCCATACTCTTGGTTCCTGGCGTTGCATCTCATACACAAGAACGTACAGATCATTGGAGGAATATAGACTTAAAGGAAATACGGGGGTGGCAGTAGCgtgggaggtagagcgggttggctgttAACCGCAATGTTGCTAGTTCgattgtcgaggtgtccctgtgCAAGGTACCGatccctaactgctcccgacgagctgtcTCTCACCTTGCGttgttgactccgccgtctgtgtgtgaatgtgtgcatgactgGGTGAAtatcaggcaatattgtaaagcgcttttgataaaagcgctttataaatgcagtccatttaccaaaTACAAGTTGAGAGACAACCTCTGGCTCCTAACGGCGCCCAGGCTGATGTCATCACAGCCCGCTTGGAGGCGAAGGCTCAATCTGGCCCGACCTCGGAGAAGGTCCATCTCGGGCGCAGTACCGCACAGCACTGAGCGGTTAAACTGGAAGTGGCGACGATAATCAGCTCGGTTAGGCTCGGTACGGCTCGGTACGGCTCGGTACGGCGTGAACATATCTGAATTAGCTCTTTGCCACCAACACAGTGAAAAGCCATTGTCAGCCCTTATATTAAACACAGAACTACACGTGTTATTAAGGCTTCCCAGTAGAGTCCATTCAGTGCACCGGGGCCCATTGAGTTCATCTATAGATAACGTGCGTGTGTCTTTCCATCATCGTCTGGTCGATTGTTCGAAGAGAGGGTCAATTTACTTTCAACAAGATGTATTTGGTTGCCATCAGATACCATATTGTTAAACAGCACCGTAATAGGACCTTTTGCCTTCCCTCCTTAGGGTTTTCTGGTATGACGACCCCCTCGGCCCCTCATGTCTTTTGCCGGCAGCATCCCTCCCCTCTTCAAGCTGTTTGCACAGACCTTCAGTCCTGGCCAGGTACTGAGTAACCAGTACACCTCCAGTGTATCTGAGAAGGGATCCCATACTATTTATAATACAGTGTACTGTTATTAATACAGTACACTGTTATTAATATTGTTTACTGTTGTTAATGCTGTTTAATGTTATTAATGCTGGGTactgttattattaatattgtttactgttaataCAGTTTAATGTTATTAATGCTGTGTACTGTTATTAATATTGTTTACTTTTGTTAATACTGTTTAATGTTATTAATGCTGTGTACTGTTATTAATGCTGTGTACTGTTATTAATacagtgtattattattaatactgtGTACTGTTATTAATACTGTGAACTGTATAGTTTGGATCCAGAGCCGAGGATTCAAAACCTTGAGAAAAACCAGAAGACTGCAGTTGTCCCTGGATCGTCCTGCAGAGTCGGACAGCTTCACGCCGTCCTTCATGAAGGTAAACTTGCATGAAGAGCATCGCTCAgtcttacagtttttctcagtcgctttcgtgcatttctcagatcagaaatgaaattctcaaaactacctgttcaatcttcacatcattgtgtcacttgtgcacatcaaaattGCTGTTTCTCaattctttgaacaagttgcaaatacTTTAGTACatccatgcaaatgattatgtacaattctctgctctttcctacattttcaattgcttatgtcatgttggtTCTAGTCAGCTCAAAAGGTAAACTGATGCATctcatgaaccatgaactggcacgtatatagctggagcacaacacaatgttaaattgtctgacaatggaaggacaaggaattggacggggtcaacagccagagagaagaagaggagtgaggctgcctgacagacaggaacgtgaggaggtgtaggaagactgcactgtaattcctaagGAGATTgacctatgttcacatttctagcaatgacatggtctgtcaacaaatgatagtacaaacagtcaaagcgtaaatgtgaatcttgtccagtctcttgcgatcaatctcccacatacactaaggtgtaactttcAACTTacaattgtcttcaaaactttagccatagtttacatcagaacatccctccagagtacactgttatattgacaacatgactaagcaatttgaccgtcttatccgtacacaatgacacaaggacttatcattctgatggcactgacatgttcattgacataTTTAGTTTTGAAAGATGAATTTAGGATTTTGAGGAAGAGACAGGCTTTTGCAgataatccatggtgttttgctatctGTACAAATTGTGTTGCAGAACAGTAAATGCATTTACTGTTCTGCAAATGTTGAGGATGATTCGAAAAAtttaccaaagcgactgagagaacgaaaaaaaaaatttaCAGTTTTATTTTGCCGTCTTTTGTTCATTTAGATATCGAAACCCTCTCTGTCTACTTGGCTGGAGCACCAGGTTTACTGATGCATCTGGTTCTGCATGTTGTGACCCTCCTGTGCTCTACGATTATCATCATGGTCTACCGTCCTCTGACCTCCACGCCAGGGCTTCCTGAGCCGGGACaagggcctggaggtggagacTCTAGAGGGGCTGCTGAAGACCAAGAACGTTGCCGACGGACATCAGGATGCCTTCAAGAGTGGCTTCGCCGAAGGCTTCATGAAGGCCCAAGCCATGACCCAGCGCACACAAGGTAGACGCACTCTGCCACACAGTTATCCCACTAGGGGAGCAAACGTGAGCAAATTAGTACTCTACAAGCAAACCATAAACGACTGTCTGTGTTTCCTTATTTACAGAactctgtgtgagtgagtgagttaacAAAAAAGTTTAGCTTAAAAACATAACTTTTCGTCTCCTATTGGGTCCATGTTTGGAGCTTTTCATTCTTTCTATTTAGGTTTTACTAATATATTATGCTGATTTATTAGACTTCATTAGACAGGAGCTGATTCTTGGTTGATTGATTAATGTACCCCCAGAAAGCCTCTAAGTGACTTCAAGAGGTGTTTGGACTTGTCTGGCAACAAGTAACCAATCAGTAACCACATTTAGGGATTCAATGgccatggctgactccgcccacTTGGTGCCAAAAAAATAGAGAAAGTCTGCATTATTACAGTAAAACGTGTGTTAGTTATGCACATGCACAAAGTCATTTTATGTATGATATTTACAAAATAATTATTACCGTTGAGATTTGGACCGTGAAAGACCCATTTTCCCGGTATTTCTTGCATCCCTAATGACCACACACATTGAGAGGTTATTCTCTCTGACGTGGCGGATTTACTGGACCGTTAGTTCTTCTTCTTGTTTTCATCATCAGTCAGTGAACGGGGGAAGATGATTCTGGGGGTAGATGGGGTTCCGAGCCCAAGGCGCaataactcctacctgctccttataggccatgcagtgtttcccctctATGCACCTAGCAGCAGCGGTACGCCGCTCCTGAAATAtgaccgccgctgctgaatttcttttttttttaacaagaggaGCGCTTCAGCTTATCTCTTTAAAATACGACTGTTATATAATTTTGCGTagcgcaaaataatataacattcaaTGCGCAACGGACGCTGGATATGCGCTTAATCtccaggtcaattcacacactcaccaacTAATGTATTATTTTGCGCTACTGATGCTTCATATCAAGGTCAATTCACCTTCAGTTTTGAAAAATATCTCTTAtcttttaggatttttttattttgcaacaatttcaatagcggcctgtaacataattcacacattcataccaacaggccacatatgccCTTGCCAATTAAAGAGGCTTCTTTCTCACGCTAAGGGGGGATACTGAGCCTAGGGAGGCTTCCAGCTCATACAGGAGGCCATTCATCATGTGTCATTTCTAGAGATACGAGCGGTCAAGATGTTTGAGAGACCAAGATGCTCAAGGCCACAAAATCAAGTGtaattcccgcacatagccacaaaccaagttgcaatgccaacacatagccaTAAGAGAGCAGCAGAAAGACACATACGGGTTACCCAGAaggcgggagttcagcaccatgcttagccaatcagtgcacataactgagtccacgcctgcccagtagataagtcacaacgcatagcccagggggccagaacgctccaggtaacgcATTTATCTgatgccctactaagtgtatctccacgcgtgcgtaatacaattcccctccttttgcctCATAGAGACTAGTCAAaacctttaccaaataaagtgaattcaagcgatcctgactctgcagactttttccaaaaagaacACCGCACCCCTTTATTGTCTCTAGAGGCCCAAAACTCGTTCCATATAGGCATGGGctcgttttgaaaaatatatctctactTATTTTTAAGGAATGTCTTTTtagcaaaaatgtcaatatacCCCAAAACGTGTTCAATAGAGGCatggtcctactacaacctttgtgatggggagaggggagggagtgggaagatGAATGGATTGGAGGCACAGACCTTTtcgattgttgtagtatttTCTGTtgtgtgattttactgtatagggtggttgttgatataatatattttttgttaaatttATGTAAATAATTGTTCTAAAGATTATACTTACTATGTTCAATCTCTCCATATTTCCACTGCTCACTACtgtgcacaaatgtactgtatgtccACCCTTCTGGTGCCGGCAGACACATAGAAACCTCCCGGCAGGGtgcgctttgcgagcacacaaaaagATTTGCGAGCGGGAAAAAACATTTCCcctccgctgctgcaactccaccctaggggaaacactgacatGTATTTAAAGAAGTCATTATCAGTTGGGTCAAAGCGCTGCTAAACATTCTCTTGTGTGTTGccagactctctgaggaggaCTCGTCTGATCCTGCTCGTCCTGCTGCTGGTCGGACTGTACGGCATCTCCAAGACCCCCTTCCTATCGGGTAACGGCTCCTGTACCACGGCAGCACCTGGCCCACAGCCATCCCAGACCTCCTCTGTGTTGACGCTCCTTCTAACCACTAGATAACCTCTAGAATAGCCTTTTGCTCGGCATGTTGGTGGTTTACAGCTTGTTAAAGGGCAGCGGTTACACTCTTGACCTAACAGATAACTGCCACATACGCGTGTCTTGAAAGGAAAACCTCAACTCTATCTGCGGAAAAGTTGTCGAAAATTGACCCACTGAAGTCACCGCTCcaattgttttattgtgtttGTGGAAAAAGAGGGAATTTTCTTTCACAACCCCGACTATCAGAAAATAGCCAAGTGTGACCATGGCTTATTCTGCTTAATCCACCTTCTTTCTGTGTGCTTCTCGTGTCTCTACGTAGTCAGAACAACCCTCAGCCACTTACGACTGCGGCGGTGTGTTTGGTGTGATTTTTTATTCTCTGCCGAACTTTTAATCTAACCATTCCGGGCAGTGCGATTCCGAACCACATCAGGCCTTGACTCAGCTGTGGACCCCGTGCAGATGAAGAACGTGACCTTTGAGCACGTCAAGGGCATCGACGAGGCCAAGAGCGAGCTGCAGGATGTGGTGGAGTTCCTCAGGAACCCCCAGAAGTTCACCGTCCTGGGAGGGAAGCTCCCTAAAGGTGAGGTCTCGTCCATCATCCTTAAGGTAATGCTTGTTGTCAACAGAATAGAGATAATGGAGGATGGATTCAGTTAAGGTTGGATTTATTAAAACCCTCCCCAATGactatcctcctcctcatcgtcatcctcttatccggggtcgggtcgcgggggcagcagctcaagcaggggtcCCAGACGTCCCTTTCCATGGCCACATTGAACACCTCTGACGGGGGGGATCCTGAGGCGTTTCCCCGCCAGTGTGGatatataatctctccacctagccCTGGGTCTTCCCCAatgtctcctccccactggtcgTGCCTGGAACACCTTCCaaggcatccttaccagatgccaaTGTAATTAGATAATTTATTAGttaattgtttttgttgttgaatTTCAGTGTTTATCCACTTATTAATTCAAATCTCAGACTCAGTTTTCATGCCAATCTGCAACCCAATGCCGCCTTTCAAATCAACCTTTTGGTCCGACAATATAGGTTTGATGATATGATTACCAACTTTTATTTATACTTGTTCACATATCTTATGAAAGGGATCCTTTTCTTTTAATGGCAGCAATCCATGCATATCAATCAAAGGAAGGTCCCCAAATCCTCTTCTTTGCCTTGCTCACCCTGCCTATAACAAGGCTGTGAGTCTTGTGTTGTTCCTCCCTGCTGACCTCCAGGTCTGCTCCTGGTGGGGCCCCCAGGCACCGGGAAGACCCTGCTGGCCAGAGCCGTGGCCGGGGAGGCAGACGTCCCCTTCTACTATGCCTCTGGCTCCGAGTTTGATGAGATGTTTGTTGGTGTGGGGGCGAGCCGCATCCGCAACCTATTCAGTGAGAGAGCCCCTCTAGTTTGGTTTCAGGCCCTAAATAATGATTCCCTTTTCCGCTTGTCTGTTTCTACTTTTGTATGATTATTCCTCCAATATGGTTTAGTTAAAGAAGCTTAGCAGTCATAGTATGTTAATGATTGATGTTTAATGGATGGGTTTTGTCAGATTGTTAACGATGATGATGGTTAATGACTGATGGATAATATCGTTAATAATGAAGGATTAAATGTCAGTATTGAAGATGGTTGATGATTAATAGTTAGTTAATGAGCTGCTGGTGGTTTCCCCAGGGGAGGCGAAGGCCAATGCTCCGTGTGTTATCTTCATCGATGAGCTGGACAGTGTCGGCGGGAAGAGGATCGAGTCTCCCATGCACCCCTACTCCAGACAGACCATCAACCAGCTGCTGGCTGAGATGGACGGGTACGCTCTAAGCAGAGCACTCATAACGTTCATCACCTGTTATAGCCCTTGGGCTGGATCCAGTGgtgtaaatatcgacggtgcaaccggtgcactGCACCGGGGCCCAGACGGCGTCAGGGGCCCatggaggaagaaaaagaaTATATATCGCCTAGGGTggcaaatgtgttgggggcgccctctggtggtgcccttaattaattaactaaATTATACGAAACCCTCACCGTAGTGAGCAGGACAACGCAACCGCGACCACTCCCCCTGTCAGTCAGTCTATTCACCTGTTGTGTGatggtcagtcagtcagtcagtctgtttaCCTTTCGGTTGATGTTCTATCTGTTAGTCAGTATGTTTACCTGTTTGTTGATTCTTATTGTGACAGGTTTAAACCAAACGAAGGCGTCATTGTCATCGGAGCGACAAACTTCCCAGAAGCTTTGGACAAGTATGTTTATGTTCTTATCTTGTTTGAACAAATATCAAGTGATAATCTGCCCATTTCAAACCATTTATTCAAACTCATCGGGGTGGTTATGTTTGTTATGTTTTTCCATACTCGTGTGAGAGTCTACCTTCAGGCCTATATGCTTATGGATCAACATATCCAAAACCAAATGTTTCCTCTGTTTGAATGGGGCTGTTTGTTGTTCACCCCGCCTTCCTGCAGTGCGTTGATCCGTCCGGGCCGGTTCGACATGCAGGTGACCGTCCCCAAACCGGACGTGAAGGGACGCACCGAGATCCTCAACTGGTACCTCAAGAAGATCAAAGTGGACCAGGGTAGGGATCCTTTAAAATTCATTTCCTGTGTGATGGATTTCACAATGTGTTATTTTGTCTATCGTATTAGGTGTGCAACCTTTTTAATGTGTAATATTATTAGTTAGTTTTTATTTAAGCACACTTTGTTGAGATGTATTATTTCTGTATCTTTTGGATGtaacttttaaaaaataaataaataaaaatattcaaTCATATGTTTATGTCTCAGTTAAAAAATGATGACGCAGCCAGTGTTTCCAGCAGGAtgcagcggtggtgtggtccccgaaCCCTCtaggggggtgcgggggggcgcgggggggcaTGCTCCCCCGGCCTAcatttttttgtaccctttacattggaatgcatgaacctggtgcactttgagaggagaatatgcacttaaatcctattcaaacagtcctgtgtattactgtagatgggattattggtgttgtaattttgccttttgtgtcttcatttacagattttatatttttgtatagtaatatttaaacaaaaaatgccacaacgcaaatataatttgcacaatttatttacagatttttgcctaatgcttaaacactaaacatggttgctatgcccaaagcataactgtttttttttttacataagacactttgttcaaaaatgtccttaggttttttccctgcatttatgctaatgaccacatgcttacaggcgattagcataaatccctaactaaaatacgcgataaacagattttatatggcaataaagaacaacatcggatctaacagtatggattcatttttcaaagttcccgaaaatacctaggctataaattcctgactggatataagctcctgtaaaggct is a window of Gadus macrocephalus chromosome 8, ASM3116895v1 DNA encoding:
- the LOC132463598 gene encoding ATP-dependent zinc metalloprotease YME1L1-like isoform X2, encoding MFSLSMTVQPQVTVPLSHLINVLHSLKSSVGSYSGASVKPSQHQENTIQSEPVWNLRELGISDLGDRQLDDLINNVLPRLNQHAESSASIGPAAWRTSHLSTHSFFSNKHGFSGMTTPSAPHVFCRQHPSPLQAVCTDLQSWPVWIQSRGFKTLRKTRRLQLSLDRPAESDSFTPSFMKGFLSRDKGLEVETLEGLLKTKNVADGHQDAFKSGFAEGFMKAQAMTQRTQDSLRRTRLILLVLLLVGLYGISKTPFLSGLDSAVDPVQMKNVTFEHVKGIDEAKSELQDVVEFLRNPQKFTVLGGKLPKGLLLVGPPGTGKTLLARAVAGEADVPFYYASGSEFDEMFVGVGASRIRNLFREAKANAPCVIFIDELDSVGGKRIESPMHPYSRQTINQLLAEMDGFKPNEGVIVIGATNFPEALDNALIRPGRFDMQVTVPKPDVKGRTEILNWYLKKIKVDQAIEASIIARGTVGFSGADLENLVNQAALKAAVDGKDMVTLKELEFAKDKILMGPERKSAQIDKKNKQITAYHESGHAIVAYYTKDAMPINKATIMPRGPSMGHVSMLPEDDRWSETRSQLLAQMDVSMGGRVAEEIIFGPEYITTGASSDFDSATSIAKMMVTRFGMCEKLGVMTYKDLTRQSPETQAVVEQEVRKLLKDSYERARALLKSHAKEHKNLADALLMYETLDAKEIRLVLEGKSLEVL
- the LOC132463598 gene encoding ATP-dependent zinc metalloprotease YME1L1-like isoform X1 encodes the protein MFSLSMTVQPQVTVPLSHLINVLHSLKSSVGSYSGASVKPSQHQENTIQSEPVWNLRELGISDLGDRQLDDLINNVLPRLNQHAESSASIGPAAWRTSHLSTHSFFSNKHGFSGMTTPSAPHVFCRQHPSPLQAVCTDLQSWPVWIQSRGFKTLRKTRRLQLSLDRPAESDSFTPSFMKGFLSRDKGLEVETLEGLLKTKNVADGHQDAFKSGFAEGFMKAQAMTQRTQDSLRRTRLILLVLLLVGLYGISKTPFLSVRFRTTSGLDSAVDPVQMKNVTFEHVKGIDEAKSELQDVVEFLRNPQKFTVLGGKLPKGLLLVGPPGTGKTLLARAVAGEADVPFYYASGSEFDEMFVGVGASRIRNLFREAKANAPCVIFIDELDSVGGKRIESPMHPYSRQTINQLLAEMDGFKPNEGVIVIGATNFPEALDNALIRPGRFDMQVTVPKPDVKGRTEILNWYLKKIKVDQAIEASIIARGTVGFSGADLENLVNQAALKAAVDGKDMVTLKELEFAKDKILMGPERKSAQIDKKNKQITAYHESGHAIVAYYTKDAMPINKATIMPRGPSMGHVSMLPEDDRWSETRSQLLAQMDVSMGGRVAEEIIFGPEYITTGASSDFDSATSIAKMMVTRFGMCEKLGVMTYKDLTRQSPETQAVVEQEVRKLLKDSYERARALLKSHAKEHKNLADALLMYETLDAKEIRLVLEGKSLEVL